The Geothrix sp. DNA segment GGCCATCCAGGAGCTCGAGGAGGCCGAGACGCGCATGGCCTTCATGAATGAGCAGCGTGCCGACGTCACGGCGGCCATCGGCAACCTCGAGGCCACCATCCAGGAGATCAACGCCACCAGCGAGGAGCGGTTCCGCGAGGCCTTCGATTTCGTGAACAGCCGCTTCCAGGAGGTCTTCCGGGAGGCCTTCGGCGGCGGCAGCGCCCACCTCAGCCTCGAGGATCCCAAGAACCTGCTGGAGTGCGGCATCGAGATCACCGCCCAGCCGCCCGGCAAGACCGCCAAGGCCCTGACCCTGCTGAGCGGCGGCGAGAAGGCGCTCACCGCCATCTCCCTGCTCTTCGCCATCTTCCACTTCAAGCCCAGCCCCTTCTGCGTGCTGGACGAGGTGGACGCGCCGCTGGACGAGGCGAACGTGGGCCGCTTCGCCGCCATGGTGCAGAAGATGAAGGCCGACACCCAGTTCATCGTCATCACCCACCAGAAGCCGACCATGGTCGCGGCCGATACCCTCTACGGCGTCACCATGGAGGAAGCCGGTTGCTCACGCCTGGTGAGCGTCCAATTGCGGGAAGCGGAAGCCCTGGTTTGAAGGCGGTCCGGCCGTATAGTCGGTGTAACTAAAAAGGGTTGACAGGCTGGTTTTCGCCTCTTCCCCCAAGGGGTCCAAGGCCTTTTTCGTGTCAATGCGAAAGAAAGCGGAAAATGTGGAAAACCCCGAAGTCCGGCCATTCGGCAGATTCTGCTGGCGTCGTCAATTTAAAGATTGATATTAAACGATTAACATTGATGGGAATTTACCCTGCTTATGTTAGGAAATCTGTATCCGGACAGGGTTTAGCACCGGTCCAGGGGGTCAATCCGCAGGCTTTTCCACAGGGACTTTTGCCCTCAGCGTAACTGGCTGGAAACGCTCAGGTGACGAATCTGTGACCGGAGGATCAGACTTCAGATTCGGCCAGGAACCCCGGTCGCAGCCACTCGCGGATGGTGTCGTCGTCGATGCCGAGATTCGCGAGGTGCTCAGTGGCCATCTTCAGGCTCTGGTCCTCGTCGCGGCAGATGAGAAGGCGCTGTTTCCAGGCCTCGGTCGCCCGGGCCCGCAGGCTGGGCTCGCCGCCATTCATCCGCTTCTCGAGGACGAAGCCGAGGTTGTTGGCGGCTTTGCGATGGTGCGGCTCGAGGGCGAGGGCCTTCTCGTAGGCCTCGGTGGCCTCCTGCCAGCGGTTGGTGACCTCGAGGGCGACGCCCCTGGCGTTCCAGACGTCGGCGTCCTGGGGGGCCAGGGCCATGGCCTGCTCGACCATGCTCATCTGGTCTTCGCGCCGGTTGGCGAAGCGGTACACCTCGGAGAGGCCCAGGTAGGCGCTGTATTCGCCGGGATCCAGCTCCAGGGCCTGGAGGAAGGCCTGCTCGGCGGCGGTGCCCTGGTGGGTCTCCACGAGGACGTAGCCGAGCTGGACCTGGAGGTCCGCGGCATCGGGCTCGCGCATCAGGGCTTCGCGGTAGCAGCGCAGGGCATCGTCCCAGCGGCACTCTTCGCGGGCCATGTCACCCAGGGCCGCCCAGGGATTCGCAGCATCGGGATCGGTTTCGGCGGCAAGGCTGAAGTAGGACAGCGCGCCGTCCCGATCGCCCATATCCCGCTTGAGTTCACCCAGCAGGGCCTGCGCCTCGGCCAGCACCGGGGCGGGGGGCGCCAGCAGCATGAGCGTGTGGAGCTGGCCCTGGGCCAGT contains these protein-coding regions:
- a CDS encoding tetratricopeptide repeat protein; protein product: MARPWLKLLDPGLTALKTAASTTFEGRLALARAYNVRARHEEAREVLDQLLAEDRSNAEAWFERLLCFSNHTGDEEGLELMGQLESLRDEHPATGGHLRNLGYLRLLMQDLDGAELTLQQALALNGQDPKALELAGLVQLHLNQPSDAKAWLLKALSLNPKDPRTLRLLAIAMEQLGDLCGAEAQLMAALHAEETYYWGWHALGELLLKRGELAEGLRCIQRARSLHVCDPTSYFILAEIFSEQGHLELAQGQLHTLMLLAPPAPVLAEAQALLGELKRDMGDRDGALSYFSLAAETDPDAANPWAALGDMAREECRWDDALRCYREALMREPDAADLQVQLGYVLVETHQGTAAEQAFLQALELDPGEYSAYLGLSEVYRFANRREDQMSMVEQAMALAPQDADVWNARGVALEVTNRWQEATEAYEKALALEPHHRKAANNLGFVLEKRMNGGEPSLRARATEAWKQRLLICRDEDQSLKMATEHLANLGIDDDTIREWLRPGFLAESEV